The following nucleotide sequence is from Deltaproteobacteria bacterium.
GTGTTTCTTGCGCCGGTTCTTTATTGTTCTCGTCAGCAATCACCTGGGTTTTTTCCGACGGATCGTGATCGGCTGTCGTCACCATCTTAATCACTTTGTCCGTCTTCTCGATCTTGTGCACAAACGCTTTGTCGACACCGAATATCCCGCCGTCGGCGTCGAACAAGACTTGCGCGCCCTCTTGCCAGTAGCGGTTGGTGACATATTCGTTGCCGTTCTTGAGCCTGATGACGAAGGCGCCATTGGCGAGGGTCGGCGCGGTGAGGCACAGAGTTAACGCAAGATAGCTGACAGTTTTTCGCATACTCGACTCCCATCCCAGAACATTTGCATTTTACCATCACTTGGCGTGGCCGCCAAAGTTTTCTTTGACAAGTAGAGCAGGTTTTTTCACCCCTTGACACTGGATTTGCGCCGGAAGTATGGTCCCAACATCTTTGGAGGGGACCATGTGTCGCACCACCACTAGGGATGGCTTCTCGACTATTGAGCTGCTTGCCGGCATGGCGGTTATGGGAATCATTGCCGCCATCGCACTGCCCAACTGGCGTGCGCTGTTTCCTAGTTTCGCTCTCAACAACTCAACCCGGCAGATTCAGTCCGAAATGCATCACCTCAAGATGCGCGCGGCGGCTGAGAATATTGGCTTTCAGTTGGCGTATCTTCAAGGCGCTAGCGGCTACACGATCCAACGCGATAGCAAGGCGCTGGTGACCAAGCCGTTGGCTGAGGGAACGACCATCACGAAGACCGGAACGATTTCCTTTACACCACGAGGAACGGCCGACAACGATCGGGTGCGACTGAGCAATGCCGAAGGGAAGTGCCGGCAAATCGTTGTCAGCGGGACAGGTAGAGTGCGAGTTTGCACGCCCAACAACTGCGCTCAGAATTGCTAATCATGACCGTTCACAGAAATATCATCCGACATCAAACGGGTTTTACGTTTAACGAATTGCTGGTTGCCATGAATATCGTTGCCGTGGCCGTGTTGGGATATTCGCTGAGCAGCGCCGATGCCATTCGTCGTCAAACGATTAACGGCAACTCGACGGCGGCCATTCACCTGGCGCAGGACAAGATCGAAGAATTGCAAGCGCGCAAAAATTTGACGGACGGCGATCTTTGTCCCGGCGGCGGCGATCGCGGTCTAGCAGCGAACGGCGGCACGCCGGGGATTTACGATCGCTGCTGGCGCATCGCCGCATCGGCTCTCGGAACCAAGCTTAAGCAGATCGACGTGACGGTGTCGTGGCGCGATCATGTCGATCATCAAGTGACTCTCTCTACGTTGCTCTTTACCGGTGAGTGAGCGTGATGCAACGATTTGACAATCACTGCGGTGCAACTTTGATCGAACAAATGGTCGCGTTGTTACTAGGGTCGGTGATGATCACTTCTCTGTATGGCTATTTTCGTAGCAGTCTCTATCAGTTGCTCTCGATCGAGACGAAGACCGCCACCTTGGAGGATGCGCGCGGCGCATTGGATATCATGCTGCGCGATCTCAAAAACGCCGGTTCGTGGGAGAGCGGCAGCGCGCCGGCCGAAATTGGCGGCGCGGATGA
It contains:
- a CDS encoding prepilin-type N-terminal cleavage/methylation domain-containing protein, with translation MVPTSLEGTMCRTTTRDGFSTIELLAGMAVMGIIAAIALPNWRALFPSFALNNSTRQIQSEMHHLKMRAAAENIGFQLAYLQGASGYTIQRDSKALVTKPLAEGTTITKTGTISFTPRGTADNDRVRLSNAEGKCRQIVVSGTGRVRVCTPNNCAQNC